A genomic region of Zygotorulaspora mrakii chromosome 7, complete sequence contains the following coding sequences:
- the VTC4 gene encoding Vtc4p (similar to Saccharomyces cerevisiae VTC4 (YJL012C); ancestral locus Anc_5.161), translated as MKFGQQLNRSLIRQYSYYYISYDDLKNELEENLENANGAWTHELETDFLESLEVELDKVYTFCKVKHGEVVRRVEEARAQVQHTVRALNSNNPPTELDFDLLEEELSDIIADVHDIAKFSTLNYTGFQKIIKKHDKKTKFILKPIFQIRLDSKPFFKENYDDLVQRISQLYDIVRTRGNPIKGDSAAGGKQQNFVRQTTKYWVHPDYITELKLIILKHLPVLVFNTNKEFEREDSAITSIYYDNEDLDLYYGRLRKDEGAEAHRLRWYGGMSSDTIFVERKTHREDWTGEKSVKARFALKERYINEFMHGKYTVQQAFAKMRKEGKKSIKEIENLEALAVEIQYTMLKKKLRPVVRSFYNRTAFQLPGDARVRISLDTELTMVREDNFDGVNRTKDNWRRMDIGVDWPFKQLDDRDVCRFPYAVLEVKLQTQLGQEPPEWIRELCGSHLVEPVPKFSKFIHGVATLLNDKVDSIPFWLPQMSVDIKKPPIKNNINITRREREDEDDDEDYDEDDEDDAALVAAMTATGNNLDVEERAGNYGSIPNDSSTSETNTANNGQSANAVYYSRKINTAGNVVTKKVYQAMAVFDHYLNGDKISKIPKGTVFDTQVKAPPGKTICVPVRVEPKVYFATERTFLSWLSIALILSGVATTLVTYGSPTSMIASIGFFITALVTIGHAVATYASRVVNIRQKKAIDYADRVGPPMICAFLMLSIAFSFFCNLA; from the coding sequence ATGAAGTTCGGTCAGCAACTTAATAGGTCTTTGATAAGACAATACAGTTATTACTATATATCCTAcgatgatttgaaaaatgagtTGGAGGAGAATTTGGAGAATGCGAATGGTGCATGGACTCACGAATTAGAGACGGATTTCTTAGAATCGCTTGAAGTGGAGTTGGATAAAGTTTACACTTTTTGTAAAGTCAAACATGGTGAAGTTGTCAGACGTGTGGAAGAAGCTCGTGCTCAGGTTCAACATACAGTACGGGCATTAAATTCCAATAACCCGCCAACTGaacttgattttgatttattgGAGGAAGAGTTGAGTGATATTATTGCAGATGTCCATGACATTGCTAAATTTTCCACTCTAAACTATACaggttttcaaaaaattatcaagaagCATGATAAAAAGACaaaatttattttgaaaccGATCTTTCAGATCAGATTAGATTCCAAACCGTTCTTTAAAGAAAATTATGACGACCTGGTGCAGAGAATATCGCAGCTGTATGATATTGTCAGAACAAGGGGTAATCCAATTAAAGGTGATTCCGCAGCGGGTGGTAAGCAGCAAAATTTCGTGAGACAAACCACAAAATACTGGGTTCATCCGGATTATATTACTGAGTTAAAATTGATCATCTTGAAACATCTTCCGGTGTTGGTCTTCAATACTAATAAGGAATTTGAGAGAGAAGACTCTGCAATCACTTCTATTTACTACGATAATGAGGACCTCGATTTGTACTATGGACGTTTGAGAAAGGACGAGGGTGCTGAAGCACATAGACTGAGATGGTACGGTGGCATGTCATCGGACACCATTTTTGTCGAGAGAAAAACTCACAGAGAAGATTGGACCGGTGAAAAATCTGTCAAGGCAAGATTTGCGCTGAAGGAGAGATATATCAATGAATTTATGCATGGTAAATATACTGTTCAGCAAGCTTTCGCAAAAATGCGCAAGGAAGgtaaaaaatcaataaaggaaattgaaaatttggaagCTCTTGCCGTCGAGATCCAATACACAATGTTAAAGAAGAAGCTAAGACCAGTAGTTAGATCTTTTTACAACAGAACTGCTTTTCAATTGCCTGGTGATGCAAGAGTGCGTATCTCTCTTGATACTGAATTAACAATGGTTAGAGAAGACAACTTTGATGGTGTTAACAGAACTAAAGACAACTGGAGAAGAATGGACATTGGTGTCGATTGGCCTTTCAAACAATTGGATGACCGCGATGTTTGCAGATTTCCATACGCCGTTTTGGAAGTTAAGTTACAAACTCAACTTGGTCAGGAACCTCCAGAGTGGATTCGTGAGTTATGCGGATCTCATTTAGTCGAGCCAGTCCCTAAATTCTCTAAATTTATTCATGGTGTTGCAACCTTGCTAAACGACAAAGTTGATTCGATTCCATTTTGGTTACCACAGATGAGTGTTGATATCAAGAAGCCTCCtatcaaaaataatatcaaCATAACCAGACGTGAAAGagaagacgaagatgacgaCGAGGACTATGATGAGGACGACGAAGATGACGCAGCTTTAGTCGCGGCTATGACTGCCACCGGCAACAACTTAGACGTTGAGGAAAGAGCGGGTAATTATGGGTCTATTCCAAACGATTCTTCCACCTCAGAGACAAATACTGCAAACAATGGTCAAAGTGCAAATGCCGTATACTACAGTAGAAAAATAAACACAGCTGGTAATGTAGTGACCAAAAAAGTATATCAAGCAATGGCAGTTTTTGACCACTACCTGAATGGTGATAAAATCAGCAAAATACCTAAAGGTACAGTATTCGATACTCAAGTTAAAGCTCCTCCAGGTAAAACCATTTGTGTACCAGTTCGTGTAGAGCCTAAGGTGTACTTTGCGACAGAAAGGACATTCTTATCATGGTTGTCAATTGCATTGATACTGAGTGGTGTTGCCACTACTTTAGTCACCTATGGTTCCCCAACATCAATGATCGCATCTATTGGGTTCTTCATTACCGCTTTAGTTACTATAGGTCATGCGGTTGCGACCTACGCCAGTAGAGTAGTAAATATCAGACAGAAAAAGGCTATCGATTACGCTGATAGGGTGGGTCCTCCTATGATCTGCGCTTTCCTAATGCTGTCGATagcattttctttcttttgtaATTTGGCCTGA
- the RPC17 gene encoding DNA-directed RNA polymerase III subunit RPC17 (similar to Saccharomyces cerevisiae RPC17 (YJL011C); ancestral locus Anc_5.160) — MKIIEARDAFFSDYETLQFLSKLERQHHWDQDSILQSQNQKKKLRVKRPYNNPVLQNITKNTIDYLSVHKGVIAQDDEQEQSEESSKNAKSALSRLNDAQFSDFVKRLNEFQLFKAEKLQIVNQLPSSMVHLYAVVEECDSRFSEQQVEQLLSIIADYL; from the coding sequence ATGAAAATCATAGAGGCCAGAGACGCTTTTTTCAGTGACTATGAGACTCTGCAATTCCTGTCCAAACTAGAGAGACAGCACCATTGGGATCAGGACTCAATTCTGCAAagtcaaaatcaaaaaaaaaaattgagagtCAAAAGACCCTACAACAATCCAGTGTTACAAAACATCACTAAAAATACCATAGATTATCTGAGTGTTCACAAGGGCGTGATAGCGCAAGATGATGAGCAGGAGCAGTCAGAAGAGTCAAGCAAAAACGCGAAGTCAGCACTGAGCCGACTGAACGATGCGCAATTCAGTGATTTTGTGAAAAGACTCAATGAATTCCAACTTTTCAAAGCAGAAAAGCTACAAATAGTAAATCAATTGCCTTCCTCGATGGTCCATCTCTACGCGGTCGTCGAAGAGTGCGATTCACGTTTTTCAGAGCAACAGGTAGAACAGCTATTGAGCATTATTGCCGACTATCTCTGA